In Stenotrophomonas sp. 610A2, one DNA window encodes the following:
- a CDS encoding MFS transporter has translation MAQRDSSIQAVTGGAGGRWWQGASKQQWGTFRSAYLGWMLDVMDLMLFAMVLKHVSADLGFDKSQAGMVMSATLMATAFGGLVFGYLADRMGRAKSMMLSIICYSIGTALCGLSDTLGQLMLFRVIVGLGVGGEWSAGSALVSESWPAQHRGKILAWIQSAFASGYAAAAIIAALVVPTLGWRWVFAVGLLPALLAFYVRRHVKEPEIWVNQKERLSFAQTMRNLFGTHARSTTVGLAFVTAAMCGYWGLFTWIPTYLATPVADGGPGLDMVKSTIWIVVMQIGAALGFVTFGYIADAIGRKKAFMLFFVASALTVPVFVMIKSPMALMAFGIVVAYFGTGFYSGFAPTFAEMFPTTVRATAQGFVYNGGRAIAAIAPALIGFLANSYGVASGLMATAGFFALAAVIVLLFLPETKGVELT, from the coding sequence ATGGCGCAGCGTGATTCATCGATCCAGGCAGTAACAGGCGGCGCAGGCGGCCGCTGGTGGCAAGGGGCCAGCAAGCAGCAGTGGGGCACGTTCCGTTCGGCCTACCTGGGCTGGATGCTGGACGTGATGGATTTGATGCTGTTCGCGATGGTGCTCAAGCACGTCAGCGCGGACCTGGGCTTCGACAAGTCGCAGGCAGGCATGGTGATGTCGGCCACGTTGATGGCCACCGCATTCGGCGGACTGGTGTTCGGCTACCTTGCCGATCGCATGGGTCGGGCGAAGTCGATGATGCTCAGCATCATCTGCTACTCAATCGGTACTGCGCTGTGCGGCCTGTCCGATACGCTGGGCCAGCTGATGCTGTTCCGCGTGATCGTCGGCCTGGGTGTCGGCGGTGAGTGGTCCGCGGGTTCGGCACTGGTCAGCGAGAGCTGGCCGGCACAGCACCGCGGCAAGATCCTGGCCTGGATCCAGAGCGCGTTCGCATCCGGTTATGCCGCTGCCGCGATCATCGCCGCGCTGGTGGTGCCGACGCTGGGCTGGCGCTGGGTGTTCGCGGTTGGCCTGTTGCCGGCACTGCTTGCCTTCTACGTGCGCCGCCACGTCAAGGAGCCGGAGATCTGGGTCAACCAGAAGGAGCGCCTCAGCTTCGCCCAGACCATGCGCAATCTGTTTGGTACCCATGCGCGTAGCACCACGGTCGGGCTGGCCTTCGTCACCGCCGCGATGTGTGGCTATTGGGGATTGTTCACCTGGATCCCGACCTACCTCGCCACACCGGTCGCTGACGGCGGCCCGGGCCTGGACATGGTCAAGTCGACCATCTGGATCGTGGTGATGCAGATCGGTGCGGCGCTGGGCTTCGTCACCTTCGGTTACATCGCCGACGCGATCGGCCGCAAGAAGGCCTTCATGCTGTTTTTCGTTGCCTCGGCGCTGACCGTGCCGGTGTTCGTGATGATCAAGTCGCCGATGGCACTGATGGCGTTCGGCATCGTCGTGGCGTACTTCGGCACCGGCTTCTACAGCGGCTTCGCACCGACCTTCGCTGAAATGTTCCCGACCACCGTGCGCGCCACCGCGCAGGGTTTCGTCTACAACGGCGGCCGCGCCATCGCCGCCATCGCGCCGGCCTTGATCGGCTTCCTGGCCAACAGCTACGGCGTTGCCAGTGGCTTGATGGCGACCGCCGGGTTCTTCGCGCTGGCTGCAGTGATCGTGCTGCTGTTCCTGCCCGAGACCAAGGGCGTCGAGCTGACCTGA
- a CDS encoding fumarylacetoacetate hydrolase family protein produces MTALVLDAAAIALHGAELHSALRTGEAVDPLSERISGLTLADAYAISNDLLARRLADGERVVGKKIGATSAAVQRMLKVDQPDFGFLTDRMQVANGGTLPVAGMIAPRAEGEIAFHLKRDLVGPGITHHDVLAATEALSVCFEIVDSRIRDWRIGITDTVADNASAAAYVLGELRVPPRNLDLGTLGMVVEKNGELVATGAGAAALGSPVNCVAWLANTLGRLGTPLKAGEVILSGALVPLIPVAAGDHMRVRVGALGSADVHFA; encoded by the coding sequence ATGACGGCCTTGGTATTGGATGCAGCTGCAATCGCCCTGCATGGCGCCGAACTGCATTCCGCGCTGCGCACTGGCGAGGCGGTTGATCCACTGAGCGAGCGGATCAGTGGGCTTACCCTGGCCGATGCCTATGCGATCTCCAATGATCTGCTGGCGCGTCGCCTGGCCGATGGCGAGCGAGTGGTCGGCAAGAAGATCGGTGCTACGTCGGCAGCCGTGCAGCGCATGTTGAAAGTGGATCAGCCCGACTTCGGTTTCCTCACCGACCGCATGCAGGTTGCCAACGGCGGCACGCTGCCGGTGGCCGGGATGATCGCGCCGCGTGCCGAAGGTGAAATCGCCTTCCACCTCAAGCGCGACCTGGTTGGCCCCGGCATCACCCACCACGATGTACTCGCTGCGACCGAAGCGCTGTCGGTGTGCTTCGAGATCGTTGATTCGCGCATCCGCGACTGGCGTATCGGCATCACCGACACCGTTGCCGACAATGCCTCCGCCGCCGCCTATGTGCTGGGCGAGCTGCGCGTGCCACCGAGGAACCTGGACCTGGGCACGCTGGGCATGGTGGTCGAGAAGAACGGCGAACTGGTGGCTACTGGCGCCGGTGCCGCTGCGCTGGGATCGCCGGTCAACTGCGTGGCATGGCTGGCCAACACGCTTGGTCGCCTTGGTACGCCGTTGAAGGCCGGCGAAGTAATCCTGTCCGGCGCCTTGGTGCCGCTGATCCCGGTGGCCGCCGGTGACCACATGCGTGTCCGCGTTGGCGCGCTCGGCAGTGCCGACGTGCATTTCGCGTGA